In Microvenator marinus, one genomic interval encodes:
- a CDS encoding DHH family phosphoesterase encodes MREILELIAENERFLVVSHIFPDGDAIGSTLALGKILKRLGKDVVFYNRDAIPYNFEFMLGADSWTRELEGETEFDVVFMLDCGEKDRIGEVPDFVWNAKVGVIDHHKTFDPDFADVYYRDVNAAATGELIFRIGEDLGVLDLEIARCLYCTLSTDTGSFRYSNTTQTTFNIAGSLVALGVDPWEMTSEIYENQPRKRLELLAKVLSTLEFSTCGRLAFLQIEELPAPGEESLTDGFINYARSVRGVEVATQMTWDPEASHWRISFRSRGKVDVSELAAGFGGGGHHNAAGCRIAGSAEDVRAELTSALESMLDVQ; translated from the coding sequence ATGAGGGAAATCCTGGAGCTCATCGCCGAGAACGAGCGCTTCCTGGTTGTGTCCCACATTTTCCCCGACGGTGACGCCATTGGGTCCACGCTTGCCTTGGGAAAGATTCTGAAGAGGCTCGGTAAAGACGTCGTCTTCTACAATCGCGATGCGATCCCGTATAATTTTGAGTTCATGCTGGGCGCGGATAGTTGGACACGAGAGCTAGAAGGCGAGACCGAGTTTGACGTTGTCTTCATGCTGGATTGTGGCGAGAAAGACCGAATTGGAGAGGTTCCAGACTTCGTTTGGAATGCCAAAGTTGGGGTCATCGACCATCATAAGACCTTCGATCCGGATTTTGCGGACGTCTATTATCGAGATGTGAACGCGGCCGCGACGGGTGAGTTGATTTTTAGAATCGGTGAGGATTTGGGCGTGCTCGACTTGGAGATCGCTCGTTGCCTTTACTGCACTCTCTCTACGGATACCGGGAGCTTCAGGTACTCCAACACGACTCAAACAACCTTCAATATTGCCGGAAGTTTGGTGGCGCTTGGTGTTGATCCCTGGGAGATGACCAGCGAAATTTATGAGAACCAGCCTAGAAAACGCCTTGAGCTTTTGGCCAAGGTTCTCTCGACGCTTGAGTTTTCAACGTGTGGTCGCCTGGCTTTTCTTCAAATCGAAGAGCTTCCGGCACCCGGGGAAGAATCGTTGACCGACGGATTTATCAATTACGCACGTAGCGTGCGCGGGGTTGAAGTTGCGACCCAGATGACTTGGGACCCTGAGGCAAGCCATTGGCGGATATCTTTCCGGTCTCGTGGCAAAGTGGATGTGAGTGAACTCGCCGCGGGATTCGGCGGTGGAGGGCACCACAACGCGGCAGGTTGCCGTATCGCCGGAAGCGCTGAGGATGTGCGTGCGGAGCTGACATCGGCATTAGAATCGATGTTAGACGTTCAATGA
- a CDS encoding P-II family nitrogen regulator has protein sequence MKKIEAIIKPFKLDDVKDQLEEIGIRGMTVSEVKGFGRGGGKAPVYPGAEYVIDFVPKLKIEIVVSDDQVHEAIEAILEGARTGHVGDGKIFVLPVDEAIRIRTGESGPEALS, from the coding sequence TTGAAAAAGATCGAAGCCATCATCAAACCTTTCAAACTCGACGATGTGAAAGATCAACTCGAGGAAATTGGAATCCGAGGAATGACCGTCTCCGAAGTTAAAGGCTTCGGTAGAGGTGGCGGAAAGGCCCCTGTTTATCCGGGAGCCGAATACGTCATCGACTTCGTCCCCAAACTCAAAATTGAAATCGTGGTCAGTGATGACCAGGTTCATGAGGCCATCGAGGCAATCCTCGAAGGCGCTCGCACAGGTCACGTCGGAGACGGAAAGATCTTTGTTCTTCCCGTGGACGAGGCCATCAGAATTCGAACCGGTGAATCCGGCCCAGAAGCCCTTTCATAA
- the truB gene encoding tRNA pseudouridine(55) synthase TruB produces the protein MNGLLLINKPEGLTSFDVVRRVKRAASTKKVGHAGTLDPDATGLLVVAVGQGTRLLRYLEGSTKVYEFDVLFGAQTTTDDHTGEVVATSDVRPTSAAVEQALEKFVGTIVQVPPKYSAVHVDGQRAYDLARKDVDFELKGREVEISSFEFLGLSGERASFRVHCGSGTYVRSLARDLALELGTLGHTARIHRTHVQGYELSEASSLGEIETDAGSCILPMVEILRDFETRQLDDAEVVEIGHGRSIESNGCRDGERVALVRADGGLMGVGRVEDGRVFPERVVAGT, from the coding sequence ATGAACGGGCTTTTACTCATCAATAAACCAGAGGGGTTGACGAGCTTCGACGTAGTTCGACGTGTCAAACGAGCAGCATCTACGAAGAAAGTTGGGCACGCTGGCACTTTGGACCCGGACGCAACCGGGCTTTTGGTGGTCGCGGTAGGGCAGGGCACACGGCTTTTGAGATACTTGGAGGGTTCTACTAAGGTCTATGAGTTTGACGTGTTGTTTGGTGCTCAGACCACCACCGACGACCATACGGGCGAGGTTGTAGCGACGAGTGACGTGAGACCCACGTCTGCGGCGGTTGAGCAAGCGCTGGAGAAGTTTGTGGGGACCATCGTGCAGGTTCCTCCGAAGTACTCGGCAGTACATGTAGACGGGCAGCGTGCTTACGATCTCGCGAGGAAGGACGTGGACTTTGAGCTCAAGGGGCGAGAAGTAGAGATTTCTTCGTTTGAGTTTTTGGGGCTTTCTGGCGAACGAGCGAGTTTTCGGGTGCATTGTGGCTCAGGTACTTACGTACGCTCGCTAGCCCGAGACCTCGCTCTTGAGCTCGGAACCTTGGGGCATACGGCACGCATTCATCGCACCCACGTCCAAGGTTACGAGTTGTCTGAAGCCTCTAGTCTTGGGGAGATTGAGACGGACGCGGGCAGCTGCATCCTGCCGATGGTCGAGATCCTGAGGGATTTCGAGACGAGGCAATTGGACGATGCTGAGGTGGTGGAGATTGGGCATGGTCGAAGCATTGAGTCGAATGGGTGTAGAGATGGAGAGCGGGTGGCCCTGGTGCGTGCCGACGGGGGCTTGATGGGCGTCGGGAGAGTGGAAGACGGGCGGGTGTTTCCTGAGCGGGTTGTTGCTGGTACGTAG
- the dapA gene encoding 4-hydroxy-tetrahydrodipicolinate synthase: protein MAFSGAYTALITPFKNSEVDHKALSELVERQIDGKIDGLVPCGTTGESATLTEQERLAVIKTVVDQARGRVPIIAGTGSNDTAKSIAFTKAVSEIKGVDAALVVAPYYNKPGQRGLVLHFEAIANASPLPLVLYNVPGRTVISLSAPTVATLAKHPNIVAIKEASADMVLGTDILSTVPGDFDVLSGDDFTTLPLVCLGGKGCISVVSNLAPTLMHDLVQAGLNSDLKTARELHQKVVPFAKILFSDSNPVPTKAGAALLGWCSDEARLPLYSPDEALKERVAQGLKELGLLS, encoded by the coding sequence ATGGCTTTTTCCGGCGCCTATACCGCACTCATCACCCCGTTCAAAAATTCTGAAGTAGACCATAAGGCTCTGAGCGAGCTCGTGGAGCGGCAGATCGATGGAAAGATTGATGGGTTGGTCCCCTGCGGAACCACCGGTGAATCCGCCACGCTGACCGAGCAGGAACGTCTTGCGGTCATCAAGACCGTGGTCGACCAAGCCCGTGGCAGAGTTCCGATCATTGCCGGTACAGGCTCGAATGACACAGCCAAGTCTATCGCGTTCACAAAGGCCGTCTCCGAAATCAAAGGAGTGGATGCAGCCTTGGTTGTCGCGCCCTATTATAATAAGCCCGGGCAACGCGGCCTGGTCCTACACTTTGAGGCCATCGCAAACGCATCGCCATTGCCCCTCGTGCTCTACAATGTGCCCGGCCGCACTGTGATTTCCCTGAGCGCACCGACCGTCGCAACACTCGCGAAGCACCCCAATATCGTCGCAATCAAAGAGGCCTCCGCGGATATGGTGCTCGGCACCGATATCCTGTCGACCGTGCCAGGCGATTTTGACGTGCTCTCTGGCGATGATTTCACGACGCTGCCATTGGTTTGTCTCGGCGGAAAAGGATGCATCTCCGTGGTTTCAAATCTCGCGCCGACGCTGATGCACGATCTCGTACAAGCCGGCTTAAATTCTGACCTCAAGACCGCACGGGAGTTGCACCAGAAGGTCGTGCCCTTTGCCAAGATACTCTTCTCGGACTCGAACCCTGTGCCCACAAAAGCAGGTGCCGCCCTACTAGGCTGGTGTTCCGACGAAGCACGTCTTCCCCTCTACTCGCCCGACGAGGCGCTCAAAGAACGTGTGGCTCAGGGCCTCAAGGAACTCGGGCTCCTCTCATGA
- a CDS encoding DUF4349 domain-containing protein produces MRLSSILVLVVLMVGCASSGQSEMSGAPPAAGVNLYGGGHTETMEVDTIASSDRGSTRSTSPKSQGQPYEQKLVKNGTVTVELDEDNFGREIARMKVAAESLGGYVASESSQSVTLRVPAGRLEELLAAANQAGEVTEQNIRVQDVTANYVDLKIRIDNLQRLRKRLQELVEAGSTVQEILEVEKELARVTRELEQLEGQMRVLENQVSYATLTVYFQNDISPGPIGWVFYGAYSAVKWLFVWD; encoded by the coding sequence TTGAGATTATCTAGTATTCTAGTGCTTGTCGTTTTGATGGTTGGATGTGCTTCGAGCGGGCAATCCGAAATGAGTGGTGCGCCACCTGCCGCTGGGGTGAACCTCTATGGTGGTGGGCACACCGAAACCATGGAAGTGGACACTATCGCGTCATCTGATCGCGGATCCACACGGAGTACGTCCCCAAAGAGTCAGGGGCAGCCCTACGAACAGAAGTTGGTCAAGAACGGGACGGTCACTGTCGAGTTGGATGAAGATAACTTTGGGCGAGAGATTGCCCGGATGAAGGTAGCTGCTGAGTCACTTGGTGGCTACGTGGCGAGCGAATCGAGTCAGAGTGTGACTTTGCGGGTGCCGGCCGGACGTTTAGAAGAGCTCTTGGCTGCTGCGAACCAAGCCGGCGAGGTGACTGAGCAGAACATCCGGGTTCAGGATGTGACCGCGAACTACGTGGACCTCAAGATCCGCATCGATAACCTACAACGCCTCAGGAAGCGCCTCCAGGAGCTCGTAGAAGCGGGTTCGACGGTCCAAGAGATATTGGAGGTGGAGAAGGAACTCGCCCGCGTGACGCGCGAATTAGAGCAGCTTGAAGGCCAGATGCGTGTCCTCGAGAATCAAGTCTCGTACGCGACCCTTACCGTCTATTTCCAGAACGATATCTCGCCAGGACCGATCGGTTGGGTGTTCTACGGCGCCTATAGCGCCGTGAAATGGCTTTTTGTGTGGGACTAA
- the rbfA gene encoding 30S ribosome-binding factor RbfA gives MKSKRSYSRATRVAQNILEVAASLLMSEVKDPRIEHVQLNEVKLTPDLRIAKVYYILIDSDKFDEEAQTGLESCAGFVRRQLGDRLDLRHIPEIHFIWDESVHEGRRIEKLLSEIKYSDEEEK, from the coding sequence GTGAAGAGTAAACGCTCCTATAGCCGCGCGACGCGCGTAGCCCAGAATATCCTGGAAGTCGCAGCGAGTCTCCTGATGTCGGAAGTCAAGGATCCTCGAATTGAGCATGTACAGCTCAATGAGGTAAAACTGACTCCCGACCTCAGGATTGCTAAGGTCTATTACATCTTGATCGACTCCGATAAGTTCGATGAAGAGGCCCAAACAGGACTTGAGAGCTGCGCTGGCTTTGTTCGCCGTCAGTTAGGTGACCGTCTTGATTTGAGACATATCCCTGAGATTCACTTCATTTGGGATGAATCGGTTCATGAGGGACGCCGGATCGAAAAACTCTTGAGTGAAATCAAGTATTCGGATGAGGAAGAGAAATGA
- a CDS encoding RsmE family RNA methyltransferase yields the protein MSRTRRVWVDDLKLGEVGLSTEERHYLEQVLRVADGTVVEVFDGQGKVGKAKLNLGSNTMQVSELEARVDSGPEIRLYQAIPKGDRWEWTIEKATELGVTAIYPILTERTVVQVPPGKLAVKLERWQKIATAAARQSHAALTPSVEAPIQLKDALLSEGRKYFGDFEGESASDFELGDSDAPIELFVGPEGGFSAAELHLLNANATGIYLGPQVLRAETAAIAFITWAQLKTGW from the coding sequence TTGAGTAGGACCCGACGGGTTTGGGTGGACGACTTGAAGCTTGGAGAGGTTGGCCTGAGCACCGAGGAGCGGCACTACCTCGAACAAGTCTTGCGCGTTGCTGACGGCACGGTCGTTGAAGTTTTTGACGGGCAAGGCAAGGTTGGAAAGGCAAAGCTAAACTTAGGCTCCAACACGATGCAGGTCTCTGAACTCGAGGCTCGTGTGGACAGCGGCCCCGAGATTCGCCTCTATCAAGCCATTCCCAAAGGAGATCGCTGGGAATGGACCATCGAAAAGGCCACCGAACTTGGGGTTACGGCCATCTACCCCATCCTGACCGAGCGCACGGTCGTCCAAGTCCCCCCAGGCAAACTCGCTGTAAAGCTCGAACGTTGGCAAAAGATCGCGACTGCCGCGGCAAGGCAGTCCCACGCGGCGCTCACCCCGAGTGTAGAAGCGCCGATTCAACTGAAAGACGCTCTCTTGTCTGAGGGCAGAAAGTACTTTGGGGATTTTGAAGGCGAGTCTGCTTCGGACTTCGAACTCGGAGATTCCGACGCACCGATCGAGCTCTTCGTGGGGCCCGAAGGTGGATTTTCTGCCGCCGAGCTCCATCTGCTCAACGCAAACGCCACCGGAATCTACCTTGGCCCTCAAGTTCTACGGGCCGAAACTGCGGCAATCGCCTTCATTACCTGGGCACAATTGAAAACTGGTTGGTAG
- the glnA gene encoding type I glutamate--ammonia ligase translates to MSRKAAIKDAIKFAKEHNARMVDLKFMDFLGTWQHTSIPAHRLDEGLFEEGLGFDGSSLRGWQPIQASDMSLTPDPTTVRFDPFPTLPTVSFICDISDPITKQPYSRDPRNVARKAEAYLKSTGIADTAYFGPEAEFFVFDDIRFDVKPHASFYAVDSVEGAWNSGRDERPNLGYKPQLKGGYFPVPPLDRHNDLRAEMAVTLEECGIEVDVHHHEVASGGQCEIGIRFDTLVTMADKLQWFKYIVRNVAHRNNKAATFMPKPMPGDNGSGMHVHCSLWKDGQNLFAGDKYAGMSQTALSFIAGIVEHAPAIVAISNPTTNSYKRLVPGFEAPVKLAYSSRNRSAAVRIPIAVGNANARRIEFRTPDPSCNGYLAFAAILMAGLDGVERGLDPGAPMDKDIYNLPPEELAQIPSVPASLEEALQALADDHEFLLKGDVFTEDVIEGWIDYKFDNEIVPTRIHPTPLEYKLYFNG, encoded by the coding sequence ATGTCACGCAAAGCAGCAATCAAAGACGCCATCAAATTCGCAAAAGAGCATAACGCTCGAATGGTCGACCTGAAGTTCATGGACTTCCTCGGCACCTGGCAACACACCTCCATCCCCGCACACCGCCTTGACGAAGGCCTCTTCGAGGAAGGACTGGGCTTTGACGGTAGTTCTTTGCGCGGCTGGCAGCCAATCCAAGCCTCGGACATGTCCCTCACACCAGACCCAACAACGGTTCGATTTGACCCGTTCCCCACACTTCCGACCGTATCGTTCATTTGCGATATCTCCGACCCGATCACCAAGCAACCTTACTCCAGAGACCCAAGGAATGTGGCCCGCAAGGCCGAAGCCTATCTCAAGTCCACGGGAATTGCGGACACCGCGTATTTCGGGCCAGAGGCTGAGTTCTTCGTGTTTGATGACATTCGATTCGACGTCAAACCACATGCCTCGTTCTACGCAGTAGATTCCGTGGAAGGCGCATGGAACAGCGGCCGTGATGAGCGACCTAACCTCGGCTACAAACCGCAGCTCAAGGGCGGGTACTTCCCCGTGCCACCGCTTGACCGGCACAATGATCTGCGCGCCGAAATGGCCGTCACCCTTGAAGAGTGCGGCATTGAAGTCGACGTACACCACCACGAGGTCGCAAGTGGCGGACAATGCGAAATTGGAATTCGTTTCGACACCCTGGTCACGATGGCCGATAAACTTCAGTGGTTTAAGTACATCGTACGAAACGTGGCACACCGAAACAACAAGGCAGCCACCTTCATGCCAAAGCCTATGCCCGGCGACAACGGCAGCGGAATGCACGTTCACTGTTCACTTTGGAAGGACGGCCAGAATCTCTTCGCGGGCGACAAGTATGCCGGCATGAGCCAAACTGCGCTTAGCTTCATCGCGGGTATCGTCGAGCACGCCCCTGCCATCGTGGCCATTTCGAACCCAACCACGAACTCGTACAAGCGCCTCGTCCCTGGCTTCGAAGCCCCTGTCAAGCTCGCCTATTCCAGCCGTAACCGTTCTGCAGCCGTGCGTATCCCGATTGCCGTCGGTAACGCCAACGCCCGCCGCATTGAGTTCCGTACGCCAGACCCGAGCTGCAATGGATATCTCGCGTTCGCGGCCATCTTGATGGCTGGATTAGACGGTGTCGAACGTGGACTCGACCCAGGTGCGCCTATGGACAAGGACATCTACAACTTGCCCCCAGAGGAGCTCGCACAGATTCCTAGTGTCCCGGCGAGCCTTGAAGAAGCGCTTCAGGCACTCGCTGATGACCACGAATTCTTGCTCAAAGGCGATGTGTTCACCGAAGACGTCATCGAAGGTTGGATCGACTATAAGTTTGACAACGAAATCGTTCCGACTCGCATCCACCCTACTCCTCTTGAGTACAAGCTCTACTTCAACGGCTAG
- the dapB gene encoding 4-hydroxy-tetrahydrodipicolinate reductase has protein sequence MKIGVLGYRGRMGKALQSVAAEASVELVELLPDTQIGALDALIDFSSPSGLLEVAQRISDSPLPLVSGTTGLSQDEHTKLASLVKNRPFLHAANFSVGVNVLEHLVELAAKATRGFDIEVFEAHHRHKVDAPGGTAIFLAEAAARARELDLQSVAEWGRHGQVGPRSEDEIGFQVVRGGSIVGEHTVFFAGEGERLELTHRAQDRTIFARGALRAARWLVDKPTGNYSMRDVLFS, from the coding sequence ATGAAGATCGGAGTTCTCGGATACCGAGGGCGGATGGGTAAGGCCCTGCAAAGTGTGGCTGCCGAAGCTTCGGTCGAGCTCGTAGAACTCCTGCCCGACACGCAGATTGGGGCGCTCGACGCCCTCATCGACTTCTCGTCTCCGAGCGGACTGCTTGAGGTCGCCCAGCGAATATCGGACTCCCCCCTCCCATTGGTCTCCGGCACCACTGGTCTAAGTCAAGACGAGCACACGAAGCTCGCTAGCCTGGTCAAGAACCGGCCATTTCTACACGCCGCCAACTTCTCCGTGGGCGTTAACGTGCTAGAACACCTCGTTGAGCTCGCCGCCAAAGCCACGCGAGGCTTTGATATAGAAGTCTTCGAAGCCCACCATAGGCACAAAGTCGATGCACCCGGCGGAACCGCTATTTTTCTGGCCGAGGCGGCCGCAAGGGCGCGCGAACTCGACCTTCAGTCGGTTGCAGAATGGGGGCGACACGGACAGGTGGGTCCTCGCTCTGAAGACGAAATCGGATTTCAAGTGGTTCGAGGCGGCTCGATTGTCGGCGAACACACGGTCTTCTTTGCTGGGGAAGGCGAGCGGTTGGAGCTGACGCATAGAGCGCAAGATAGGACGATTTTTGCTCGCGGCGCGCTAAGGGCCGCAAGATGGCTCGTCGACAAGCCAACCGGCAACTACTCCATGCGTGACGTGCTTTTCAGCTAG
- the trxB gene encoding thioredoxin-disulfide reductase encodes MPELKKEVYEVTIMGSGPAGLTAAIYTARANLEPVVFEGPQPGGQLTITTDVENYPGFPDGIMGPEFIERTRQQAERFGTEIHQVLISDIDFSVRPFAVTLDDGTKFKTHTLIIAAGARARLLGLESESALMGYGVSTCATCDGFFFRGKEIAVIGGGDSALEEAIFLTKFATKVTIIHRRDEFRASKIMQDRALKNEKIHVLWDTEVEEVVGEKMAGVEKLKLRNSKTNETSELPVSGVFVAIGHIPNTHIFNGKLPMDENGYLITLPDSSKTEIPGVFAVGDVQDHVYRQAITAAGSGCMGAIDAERYLEELHDA; translated from the coding sequence ATGCCAGAACTAAAGAAAGAAGTTTACGAAGTCACCATCATGGGAAGCGGGCCTGCCGGCCTCACGGCCGCCATCTACACGGCGCGCGCAAACCTTGAGCCCGTCGTTTTCGAAGGCCCGCAACCTGGCGGACAGCTCACCATCACGACCGATGTTGAGAACTATCCAGGGTTTCCAGACGGAATCATGGGACCAGAGTTCATCGAACGAACACGCCAACAAGCGGAGCGGTTCGGCACCGAGATTCATCAAGTGCTGATCTCAGACATCGACTTCTCCGTGAGACCCTTTGCGGTCACGCTCGACGACGGAACCAAGTTCAAGACACATACCCTCATCATCGCCGCTGGGGCCCGCGCAAGACTCCTGGGTCTGGAATCCGAGTCGGCACTCATGGGCTATGGCGTCAGCACATGCGCCACCTGCGATGGCTTCTTCTTCAGAGGAAAGGAAATCGCGGTGATTGGTGGAGGTGACTCGGCACTTGAAGAGGCGATCTTCCTCACAAAGTTCGCCACTAAAGTCACGATCATTCATCGCCGTGATGAGTTCCGTGCGTCCAAAATCATGCAGGACCGAGCGCTCAAAAACGAGAAGATCCACGTGCTCTGGGACACGGAAGTCGAAGAAGTGGTCGGCGAAAAGATGGCCGGCGTAGAGAAACTGAAGCTACGAAACAGCAAGACCAATGAGACAAGCGAGCTGCCGGTCTCCGGAGTATTCGTTGCGATTGGTCACATCCCGAACACGCATATCTTCAACGGAAAGCTTCCGATGGACGAGAACGGCTACCTCATCACACTCCCTGACTCGTCCAAGACTGAGATCCCGGGCGTGTTCGCGGTGGGTGACGTCCAAGATCACGTCTATCGTCAAGCCATCACGGCAGCTGGCTCAGGCTGCATGGGCGCCATCGACGCCGAGCGCTACCTCGAAGAACTCCACGACGCTTAG
- a CDS encoding enoyl-CoA hydratase/isomerase family protein: protein MTDVVSEIREGVGFLTIDRPERRNALSATVVQSLIEGLRAFDSNPDVKVVILQSSGEKAFCAGGDLSDMQAADGMLGLHWARGGFAELLVQMQKLSKPIIARVQGQALGGGFGLALNCDLVVAGRSASFGTPEIKVGLFPMMIMAVMVRNLGRKAAMELMLTGERISADEAKAIGAVNRVVEDSDLDEAVFELAKKVGGFSPAVLRLGREAFYNTQDMGFEEALKALHSELSINVMCEDASEGVMAFIEGRKPEWKGR, encoded by the coding sequence ATGACTGACGTGGTCTCGGAGATTAGAGAAGGAGTGGGGTTTTTGACCATCGATCGGCCGGAGCGTCGAAACGCGCTATCGGCTACCGTTGTGCAGTCCCTGATCGAGGGTTTGCGGGCTTTTGATTCGAATCCTGATGTCAAAGTTGTGATTTTGCAAAGTTCTGGCGAGAAAGCCTTCTGCGCCGGTGGTGACCTGAGCGATATGCAGGCCGCTGACGGGATGCTTGGTCTCCACTGGGCACGGGGCGGTTTTGCCGAGCTCCTGGTGCAGATGCAAAAGCTCTCTAAGCCCATCATCGCGAGGGTTCAGGGGCAGGCACTTGGTGGAGGATTCGGATTGGCGTTGAATTGTGACCTGGTGGTGGCTGGTCGTTCGGCCAGCTTCGGAACCCCGGAGATCAAAGTCGGACTTTTTCCGATGATGATTATGGCGGTGATGGTTCGCAACCTTGGGCGAAAGGCTGCGATGGAGCTGATGCTTACCGGAGAGAGAATCAGTGCAGATGAGGCGAAAGCGATAGGCGCCGTAAACCGTGTGGTGGAAGATTCCGACCTAGACGAGGCCGTGTTTGAGCTCGCAAAGAAGGTGGGCGGGTTTTCTCCAGCCGTTTTGAGGCTAGGCCGAGAGGCATTCTACAACACGCAAGATATGGGCTTTGAGGAAGCCTTGAAGGCGCTCCACTCGGAGCTCAGCATCAACGTGATGTGTGAAGACGCGAGTGAAGGCGTGATGGCGTTTATTGAGGGGCGAAAGCCGGAGTGGAAGGGACGCTAG
- the prmA gene encoding 50S ribosomal protein L11 methyltransferase — MSESTWWRLECLCDEDFAEMGTELLWEAGAQGVEIQDRTTYMEDTDSPGAVPVNMMAPVPDGRSRLIAFFEFNEESPQTFQSPSENLEVISFDRYDDRSWETRWKDWFKAVQISPRLSVGPPWEESPNPNTVHILIEPGMAFGTGTHDTTKLCAQAIDETLLKWTEAPDVLDVGCGSAILAIMAKKLGASRVIGIDNDPVAVEVAQDNLVLNHTPDIELSTKTLNELGEFELVIANILAPVLVELKDELIARVKVGGTLIMSGITTQQRDAHEATFNHAPLAHIETKVSGDWIATTWKKL; from the coding sequence GTGAGCGAATCAACCTGGTGGCGACTAGAATGTCTTTGTGATGAAGATTTTGCGGAAATGGGTACCGAACTCCTCTGGGAAGCTGGCGCACAAGGCGTCGAGATCCAAGACCGAACGACCTATATGGAAGACACCGATAGCCCCGGTGCCGTGCCCGTCAACATGATGGCCCCAGTACCCGACGGTCGTTCGAGGCTCATCGCCTTCTTCGAGTTCAACGAAGAATCACCGCAAACTTTCCAATCTCCGTCCGAGAACCTCGAGGTGATTTCGTTTGATCGCTACGATGACCGTTCATGGGAGACGCGCTGGAAGGACTGGTTCAAGGCCGTGCAGATTTCTCCGCGCTTGTCCGTTGGGCCTCCTTGGGAAGAGTCGCCGAATCCGAACACGGTCCATATCCTCATTGAGCCCGGGATGGCCTTTGGAACCGGCACGCATGACACCACGAAACTCTGTGCGCAGGCCATTGATGAGACGTTACTGAAGTGGACTGAGGCTCCCGACGTGCTCGACGTTGGTTGTGGCTCCGCAATCCTCGCGATCATGGCGAAGAAGCTTGGAGCAAGCCGCGTCATCGGCATCGACAACGACCCGGTGGCAGTTGAAGTCGCTCAGGACAATCTAGTTCTAAATCACACCCCAGATATCGAACTCAGCACCAAGACGCTCAATGAATTGGGCGAATTTGAATTGGTCATCGCCAATATCTTGGCTCCTGTTTTGGTCGAACTCAAAGACGAACTCATTGCCCGTGTCAAAGTCGGTGGCACACTCATCATGAGCGGCATCACCACCCAACAACGCGATGCCCACGAAGCCACCTTCAACCACGCGCCACTCGCCCATATCGAGACCAAGGTCTCGGGGGACTGGATAGCCACTACCTGGAAGAAGCTTTGA